The proteins below are encoded in one region of Sporosarcina sp. FSL K6-1508:
- a CDS encoding baseplate J/gp47 family protein: MLTSEGFKRKRYVDFFEEMSEVARELWGDDVNLSERSPVGKFTSLIAYARAEDNELAEEVYNSRFVDTSEGVSLENNVKRVIKKKGWLKSSGIIQLNLNRGATVPAGDLFSTNYGVMYETLSEVKAPNDGIYTVNVKAIEYGRIGNVEAGEITKIINPVVGLNSVTNKEPFRNGQDEETTGELRGRYYDSLGKAGSRRVESIEAYVLDEVEGVRSCLVIENDSNEFDADGRPPHCFETIVLGGEADKVAQKIFEKKPDGIRAFGSTVEQVKDSKGALRSIGFTYAETVQVYVKVYVDKRSDYPIDGDEQIKEQIVRFIGGTGDNVTYNGLGMSKDVVVSRLESRLFAVEGVEDVKISLSTDGFIYLEENIEIGLQVAETDFSKIEVSDLVA; encoded by the coding sequence ATGTTAACTTCGGAAGGGTTTAAGCGGAAACGATATGTGGACTTTTTCGAGGAGATGAGTGAAGTGGCCCGTGAGCTATGGGGCGATGACGTAAATCTATCAGAGAGGTCGCCAGTCGGGAAATTCACATCGTTGATTGCATACGCGCGTGCGGAAGACAATGAACTGGCAGAGGAAGTGTATAACAGCCGATTCGTCGATACGTCAGAGGGTGTGTCGCTTGAAAATAACGTCAAACGTGTAATCAAAAAGAAAGGATGGCTTAAATCATCTGGCATCATCCAACTAAATCTTAACCGTGGTGCAACTGTACCCGCAGGCGATTTATTCAGTACCAATTATGGCGTCATGTACGAAACATTGTCAGAAGTTAAAGCGCCAAATGACGGTATCTACACAGTCAATGTAAAAGCGATTGAATACGGACGTATCGGAAATGTAGAAGCCGGAGAAATCACGAAGATCATTAATCCGGTTGTTGGTCTGAATTCAGTTACAAATAAAGAGCCATTTCGAAATGGACAGGACGAGGAAACGACTGGCGAACTTCGTGGTCGTTACTATGATTCACTTGGTAAGGCAGGAAGTAGACGTGTTGAGTCTATCGAAGCTTATGTTTTAGATGAGGTTGAGGGCGTCCGTTCTTGTCTTGTTATAGAGAATGATTCAAATGAATTTGATGCTGACGGTCGTCCACCACATTGTTTCGAGACCATCGTTTTAGGTGGCGAAGCTGATAAGGTTGCCCAAAAGATATTTGAAAAGAAACCAGATGGTATTCGTGCATTCGGTTCGACTGTCGAACAGGTGAAGGATTCAAAGGGGGCATTACGTTCGATTGGATTCACCTACGCAGAAACTGTTCAGGTATATGTGAAAGTGTACGTCGACAAGCGTTCTGATTATCCGATTGATGGCGATGAACAGATTAAAGAACAGATTGTCCGTTTCATCGGTGGGACGGGTGATAACGTAACCTACAACGGTCTCGGTATGAGCAAAGACGTTGTTGTATCTCGTTTAGAATCCCGTCTATTCGCAGTTGAAGGTGTGGAAGATGTGAAAATCTCACTATCCACAGACGGATTTATTTATCTCGAAGAAAATATTGAAATCGGATTACAAGTTGCCGAAACAGATTTCTCAAAAATTGAGGTGAGTGATCTTGTCGCTTGA
- a CDS encoding Gp138 family membrane-puncturing spike protein: MSAEVERYFERQKKNTADNLYTCTIAEIIKVELKYMRADIKLLTGDENMIMQVPIAPQQTGEFIIRIPYKVGDNVVVMFAQSDIAPFLFGGGASSEGQHTIDDAIIVGGIRSFNELLLDEFAEHEEDLVIAKRDFSARIIIKENSEILIESDEDINIASKKNINISAPNGVVTTADSRGGTS, from the coding sequence ATGAGTGCGGAAGTCGAACGATATTTTGAAAGACAAAAGAAAAACACGGCAGACAACTTGTATACGTGCACAATAGCAGAAATCATAAAAGTTGAACTTAAGTACATGCGCGCGGATATCAAGTTGTTAACAGGCGATGAGAATATGATCATGCAAGTCCCGATTGCGCCACAGCAAACAGGTGAATTCATTATCCGGATACCTTATAAGGTTGGCGACAACGTGGTTGTAATGTTCGCGCAAAGCGATATCGCCCCATTCTTATTCGGTGGCGGTGCCTCATCCGAAGGGCAACACACAATTGATGACGCGATAATCGTAGGTGGTATTCGCTCATTTAATGAACTGCTGCTAGATGAATTCGCGGAACACGAAGAGGACTTGGTTATTGCGAAACGCGACTTTTCTGCTCGAATTATCATCAAAGAAAATAGTGAAATCTTAATAGAGTCGGATGAAGATATCAATATCGCATCAAAGAAAAATATTAATATATCAGCACCTAACGGCGTCGTAACAACAGCAGATTCAAGGGGTGGTACATCATGA
- a CDS encoding phage baseplate protein, whose product MPYLGGILIDVITSEDLNESSTTTDHALEDGEQITDHVESDPIILSLTGVILDPNNEKILKLREFRQKGELLSYNYRSRLETVLITSFNSKHDAKTKDGYTFTMTLKQVRLVKAPNVIRVTVPVKKQVKEVSKLGKKKTKKSVNKTTKKKVTTKAKAKVPKKADSTKKTTVNWSQINAAYDKKVK is encoded by the coding sequence ATGCCGTATCTCGGCGGTATATTGATTGATGTAATAACAAGTGAAGACTTAAACGAGTCATCTACAACGACTGACCATGCGCTTGAAGATGGTGAACAAATCACGGACCATGTTGAGAGTGATCCAATTATACTAAGCTTAACGGGTGTCATTTTGGACCCAAACAATGAAAAAATATTGAAGTTACGGGAGTTCCGACAAAAAGGGGAGCTCCTTTCCTACAACTATCGGAGTCGGCTAGAAACCGTCCTCATCACCTCGTTTAATAGTAAACATGACGCGAAGACAAAGGACGGCTACACCTTCACGATGACGCTAAAACAGGTTCGTTTGGTGAAAGCACCTAACGTCATCCGTGTCACTGTGCCTGTTAAAAAGCAAGTCAAAGAGGTATCTAAATTAGGCAAGAAAAAAACCAAGAAATCCGTCAACAAAACAACGAAGAAAAAAGTTACAACGAAAGCGAAAGCTAAGGTTCCGAAGAAAGCGGATTCTACGAAAAAGACGACAGTAAACTGGTCGCAAATAAACGCTGCATATGACAAGAAGGTGAAGTAA
- a CDS encoding phage protein translates to MDLFRRKIELNAGGKLLRPPLTIYFDIDFDDTEKIDTATIKVYNLSDSTISGIIVNSVVTLSAGYEGDMGVIFKGVAKNVKTTWQGPDKITEIGCIDETGSYLTKKITKTFAPGTAASVVLKYLVGEAGLSMGDFSPPTDFIYRKGKTLKGNVSPLLKAVAKDTKSKMRIGSGKMFIRDPKKGDATGFVLNKESGLIDHPEPIETEEETKDKGEKKKRSGYKLKMLLNHRVKADSIFVVQSKAVNKQLRAVKGTHTCNGSSFYTICEVY, encoded by the coding sequence ATGGATCTATTTAGAAGGAAAATAGAATTGAATGCAGGCGGTAAGCTATTACGTCCACCACTCACTATTTACTTTGATATCGATTTTGACGACACCGAGAAAATCGATACAGCAACTATCAAAGTCTACAACCTTTCGGATAGCACTATTTCCGGCATCATTGTCAATAGCGTGGTGACGTTATCAGCGGGATATGAAGGTGACATGGGCGTTATATTCAAAGGTGTAGCAAAGAACGTTAAAACAACGTGGCAAGGCCCAGACAAGATAACCGAAATTGGTTGCATCGACGAAACGGGCAGTTACTTAACGAAAAAAATAACAAAGACATTTGCACCAGGTACAGCTGCCTCAGTCGTCTTGAAATACTTGGTCGGCGAGGCGGGATTAAGCATGGGTGATTTTTCCCCTCCCACTGATTTTATCTATCGTAAAGGAAAAACGTTGAAAGGTAATGTGAGTCCATTACTTAAAGCGGTCGCTAAAGACACTAAATCAAAAATGCGAATCGGTAGCGGTAAGATGTTTATCCGTGATCCCAAAAAAGGTGATGCAACTGGATTCGTGTTGAATAAAGAAAGTGGCCTAATCGACCATCCAGAGCCTATCGAAACCGAAGAAGAAACAAAAGATAAAGGCGAAAAGAAAAAACGCTCAGGTTACAAGCTGAAAATGTTGCTGAATCATCGTGTGAAAGCTGATTCAATATTCGTCGTGCAATCAAAAGCGGTTAACAAACAATTGAGAGCTGTTAAAGGCACGCATACATGTAACGGAAGTTCATTCTATACGATTTGCGAGGTGTATTGA
- a CDS encoding DUF2612 domain-containing protein, translating to MSLDTILKRLPSHYDKNPSSNNYKALSLVAKHIDDSEELYATIQKFWDVDQAVGKGLDRLGKDEGISRGSYDDDTYRKLIKIEFIVNMSEGDGEVMNTILEAYMGDDFLYTEEGWNSFLKEPASLILNISKDAESIPFQLVKRIKPAGVRVYYSAEVDRFTVIVTPKEYTFPIPYPITGTFTTTSIHGVASKATPTIEAKEYTFQVPYPITGTFYCEED from the coding sequence TTGTCGCTTGATACAATTCTTAAACGGCTACCATCACACTATGACAAGAATCCATCCAGTAACAACTACAAAGCCCTATCACTTGTCGCTAAGCACATCGATGACAGTGAGGAGCTTTACGCAACTATCCAAAAGTTTTGGGACGTTGATCAAGCGGTTGGAAAGGGACTCGACAGACTCGGTAAAGATGAAGGAATCAGTCGCGGTTCTTATGATGATGACACCTATCGGAAGTTAATCAAAATAGAATTCATCGTCAATATGAGCGAAGGTGATGGAGAAGTAATGAACACCATCCTCGAGGCTTATATGGGCGATGATTTTTTATATACCGAAGAGGGTTGGAATAGCTTTCTTAAAGAGCCGGCATCACTCATTTTAAACATAAGTAAGGATGCGGAATCGATACCCTTTCAATTGGTGAAGCGTATTAAACCGGCAGGAGTAAGGGTTTATTATTCGGCTGAGGTAGACCGTTTCACAGTAATTGTCACACCAAAAGAATATACATTTCCCATTCCGTACCCGATCACCGGAACATTCACAACAACATCTATCCACGGAGTTGCTTCAAAGGCTACTCCTACAATTGAAGCAAAAGAATACACTTTCCAAGTCCCGTATCCAATTACAGGGACTTTTTATTGCGAGGAGGATTAA
- a CDS encoding glycine-rich protein — protein MVVVGKDAQGRLTYTFAYTKSIESWTVPVGVKEVRIKAIGGSAKGGTSPGGKGAVIEGDITLVPGEKIKVLVGQNGTKATGRLPSPGAGGTYVVRGTQTPLIIAGGGGGNNGYASSATSDALLIPGAGAGVGGKRTSSDGSTCGDGGGGLIGNGTGYTTTQQAMSFINGGQGAGNNVGDGLYGAFGGGGSSNPAGAGGGGGYNGGNGGWFADGGNANKYGLGGSSYNAGTNATAVLSDGLGDGVVIITALNAAPTLTLNTPSNATLYENDTFKIDGNAKDTDIGNVVNVYYRINSGTSRAIATGISTGAALSFNEQLTIKGGKLYKGATAITGALAEGTAHRLEVWSEDNQGGKSVVAERTFYVVPNRAPALTVDPFTDQADMINNDKITLSGTSSDPDGNDVTVKYRINEQAAVQIHSGVAGPWSFDLSLKSLKDGENTIVVEVTDTYNFKSSRTIKLNKHANLTPLASSTQRYTIVPPSGSAQGVLLWIQRDADQEVTAEISMTTGTEQEQFVPLPLENSAPVGEDVEDYFKFRADTPAEHIALKFSWTGDKPITLISGALLQ, from the coding sequence ATGGTGGTTGTTGGTAAAGATGCGCAAGGAAGATTGACATACACGTTTGCATATACAAAGAGTATTGAAAGTTGGACAGTACCCGTCGGTGTGAAAGAGGTGCGAATAAAGGCAATTGGAGGAAGTGCAAAGGGCGGAACTTCTCCGGGAGGAAAAGGCGCGGTGATTGAGGGTGATATTACACTAGTTCCAGGAGAAAAAATTAAAGTGCTTGTTGGACAAAACGGAACAAAAGCGACAGGGCGCTTACCGTCGCCAGGAGCGGGTGGTACTTATGTCGTAAGGGGTACACAGACGCCGTTAATTATTGCGGGTGGAGGCGGAGGTAACAACGGTTACGCTTCAAGCGCTACGAGTGATGCCCTTCTTATCCCGGGCGCGGGGGCGGGCGTTGGAGGCAAAAGAACTAGTTCAGATGGTTCCACGTGCGGAGATGGTGGCGGTGGCCTAATTGGTAACGGCACAGGATATACAACGACTCAACAGGCCATGTCATTTATTAACGGCGGACAAGGCGCAGGGAATAACGTTGGCGACGGATTGTACGGCGCGTTTGGCGGCGGCGGTTCCTCCAATCCGGCGGGGGCCGGTGGGGGTGGTGGCTACAATGGCGGAAATGGTGGTTGGTTTGCCGATGGCGGGAACGCTAATAAGTACGGGTTGGGCGGTAGTTCATACAATGCAGGAACAAATGCAACCGCGGTATTGAGTGATGGACTAGGTGACGGAGTTGTAATAATAACGGCGCTTAATGCAGCACCAACGCTAACGCTAAACACGCCAAGCAATGCAACCCTATACGAAAACGACACGTTCAAAATCGATGGCAACGCAAAAGACACCGACATCGGCAACGTAGTCAACGTCTACTATCGCATCAACAGCGGCACATCCCGAGCGATTGCGACAGGCATTTCGACTGGTGCGGCACTATCGTTTAACGAGCAGCTGACGATTAAAGGTGGCAAGCTATACAAAGGTGCAACGGCAATTACCGGGGCATTGGCGGAAGGTACAGCGCATCGCCTAGAAGTATGGTCCGAAGACAACCAAGGCGGTAAATCAGTAGTAGCGGAACGCACTTTTTACGTCGTACCTAACCGCGCGCCAGCATTAACCGTCGACCCATTTACTGACCAAGCCGACATGATTAACAACGACAAGATAACATTGTCCGGCACATCAAGCGACCCTGACGGCAACGACGTTACAGTTAAATACCGAATAAACGAACAAGCAGCGGTGCAAATTCATTCGGGCGTAGCGGGTCCGTGGTCGTTTGATTTATCCCTTAAATCGCTGAAAGACGGAGAGAACACAATAGTTGTTGAAGTAACCGATACTTATAATTTTAAATCATCCAGAACCATCAAATTGAATAAACACGCAAACCTAACGCCTTTAGCATCATCCACACAGCGGTACACAATCGTACCTCCAAGCGGATCAGCACAGGGCGTTTTATTGTGGATTCAAAGGGACGCAGACCAAGAAGTTACAGCTGAAATCTCCATGACAACGGGAACTGAGCAGGAACAATTCGTCCCTCTACCACTTGAAAATTCAGCACCAGTAGGCGAGGACGTTGAAGATTACTTCAAGTTCCGAGCCGATACGCCAGCTGAACATATTGCACTAAAATTTTCATGGACAGGTGATAAACCAATCACGTTGATATCGGGGGCGTTATTACAATGA
- a CDS encoding phage baseplate plug family protein, whose protein sequence is MDYIEIEKDLIPYRFEMDLPDEYEFEIGYNARFDFFTVDLYKDGNALVVGEKLILDRPLFEDLASVDLPKVKIIPMDRAGEEVRITYENLERTVFLYVTDGDGDGSI, encoded by the coding sequence ATGGATTATATCGAGATTGAAAAAGACTTGATACCGTATCGTTTTGAAATGGATTTGCCGGATGAATACGAGTTTGAAATTGGCTATAATGCTAGATTCGACTTCTTCACCGTCGATTTATATAAAGATGGGAATGCGCTTGTTGTTGGCGAGAAATTAATACTTGATAGACCATTATTCGAGGACTTGGCAAGTGTTGATTTGCCTAAAGTGAAAATCATACCGATGGATCGTGCTGGAGAGGAAGTTCGTATCACTTACGAAAACCTTGAAAGGACGGTTTTTTTATATGTAACCGATGGTGATGGCGATGGATCTATTTAG